In Ciconia boyciana chromosome 1, ASM3463844v1, whole genome shotgun sequence, the genomic stretch CAGCACATTACTAGAACCTTCAACTCCAGAACAAGCCTTTAAGAAAGCCATACAAAAATTCCTCTACAGTACAACTCAATTAGTCTTACGCATTCTCATTGAAAAAAAGCTAACATTTAGTTCAAGTCAGTGATCCAGTGAAGTAGTACAAGGCTTTCTTCACTTCATAGAGTACACAAGGTTTCAGTCCAAAGGAAGTAAGTTTGTAAAGAGATGACTGGTAAACCATATGGTTTCCAGAGTCAGAATGTCATGACACATACCACAGCAGTTCACAATTAAAAGCAAGCAATAAGAAATGACATCTGCTGACGCAAAAGATTTACCAATGCACCAGAAGTGGCGCACATAcctttcttcaaaagaaaacagaactcaaaacaacaaaaaaaagccaccaatggaaaataaagaccTCCATATTGCACTTTACAAAGCAACCCTCACCAACACTTTAGGAGCGGACATGAATCATATCACTGTGTGATTTGTATATTGTTATCACTGGAAGTAAGCATGTATATATTTAGCAAGCATTCAgtctaaaaaatgaaaagcagtcaGTCAGCAAGTTAGTAAGAAGTTAGTATCTCTCTCATTGAGATAAACTGAGACAAAGCTAAGCTCCTTTCACTACCTCACTCAGGGTAAATCCAAGTATTTACTCCAGCATCATCGAAATAAGAGAGTGCAATTCTTATTGTGAAAAACTAAGGCATTACCCTAATCTAccagaaacagattttgaaacagTTAACTCTGGAACTCCCAGACAAACTTACTCTAGTGCCTATGGAGAAAAACCCAaccccctcttccctcctctcctctccccccaccctaaacaaaataaataccacTACTCATAACATTTTTGAAGACGTAAATTATAAGGCATTATTTCATAGCATCTTCAGAGATGAGAGTAATGGATACCTATTGTATTTAGACAATGAATTTCTTATGGAAAACTGTATCTTCtattcactttttaaagcaaacaataaaGTTGAAAGCCCTGGACTCGTTTGACAAAAGAACTTTTGTTCAAGCAAAGTATAGCAGCCCTAACACAATCTGTTTAAACACCTAATGCTAGTGAAAGACAATACAAGGAAAGTAACACAGCTAAAACAGAATAAGTATCTAATGAGTAGGACATCCGCTAAGCAGTTTTCAGCTGCAGTGAATGGACTAGAACAATCAGAGCACCAGTGCTCACACACTTCCAAAATTACACTTCGAAACCGCCTACTGAACTAGTATCTTCCACCATGCAGtacaaaaaaagtcaaagtaaaACACTTTGTCACAACACAAACAGCGTAAAGGTAGCTCTGCAGTAAGATACCGTAACAATTCTCCAGAAAACCACAATACACAACGCTACCAACAATGAATTCTGAAGAAGTTGATCAGGGAGGGGCTAATCAGGAACATGCATGAAATTGGAACATTATGCTCCTTCACCATATAACCCCCTGCcagaaattacattaaatgcaatgcattttattttccagagaaagatgggttttctttctgaaagaagatTTCTCATCAAAATATAAGTAGAAGTGATCGATCACCGACCTTTTCAGCTGAGAATACAGTATATGCTTGTTCACCAACACTGCAACTGTGCCATATGTTTCCATACTGGAGGAGTAAGCAATAAGAATGCTGATGCTACATATGCACAAGGAGAGCTGACTTTGGAGGGTCATTTATACTTTCTCCTgattagaaaaagagaagcttccatttctctgtttcaatttttattctttttccacaaACATTGTATGTAGGACATAAAACTTCTTATCAACTTTGACCAGGTAATAAACTGAAGAATATCATGGTTATGATTGATGATTGTCTTTTCTAGATCCTTTGCGGAACAATGACTTTTAATTGACTTGGAAGGTTGCACATTAATGTAacaattacataaaatattgcaaagaaTAACCAATACACATATAGTTTCAACCACTGTGCTCTGTATACTCACTTAGATGCTGTTGAAAACTTGGATGCTgacaaatgttaatttaaagaaaaccacattACTAAGTTACAGAGGTAATACAGCTTTTACTCACTAAGTCAATAGTATGAGCTTTGGAGATGCACTCTAATTTGCTCTTAGGTAATTATTAAATAGCAAATCAAATTGCCATCCCCATTTATATAGTCAGAGTCAAACAACTGGGTGGGCCATGACAGAGCGCCCAAATGGTTTAGACAATATCGTTAATCttcacaggagaaaatgcaattatttctcAGGCCCAATGCATAAGAGTACTGAAAAGTGATTGAAAGTTGCTGAAatattcctgttttaaaaaatcctgttccGAATGTGTCACAATTTTATCGGCATGAAACCCAAAATAGTAAAGTGTGCACAATAGCACTGCCAACTCTAAATGGCCCGAGCAGTAAATTAACTTAACTACTCCCATGTTTACATAATAGGCATTCTCTCCCAAAGTTGTTCTCAAGATAACCATTATTCTCTAATAATAATACACGGCTAGTTTCTAGGTTTTAAAATCAGTAGGTTTagaatctcagaaaaaaaaaattccatgtaATTTATGCATAGTTTAAAGGAAGACTTAGAgttattttttaacaatattaattttttatttatttacaggatATGAACATTCTCAAATACACGTTTCAAAAACAGTCATTTGCTTGCTATTAGTTCAGAGATATATGGTCAACTTGCTTACAGAATGCTAGCACTGGAAAGCAGGGCTAGCCTTCCAAACCATAAAAGGAATATTATCCTTTGCATTGCAAaggaattaaacaaaatatttttggttctTAATGGTAAAGCTACTGCTTACCcatgagaaaagcagcagggaaactGGACATTGATGCCCCTTTAATAATGCAGTTAGTATTATGAATTCATATAAAAAAAGACATACCAGTAAACCTCAGAAAGTACAGATCCCAGTGGATGAAGTATAAAAAAGAAGATGCAGATGTAAGATATGCAGACAGATAAGTAATCAGTGAATGTGAATTgttaaaacaagatttttttttttttctctgcaagtaTGTTACTTGCAGTAACTTTTACAAACAGGGCTCTAACCAGGACCACTATCCCAGCGTTCTGTCCTGCTAAAGAACTCTTTCAAAACCCTAGATTTTTTCAAACTGGTAACAGAAGTTTAAAGAGAAGACACTTAAGCAGAACTGCAACATTGTGCCTATTCTAACAGCTGAAGCATCagcccattaaaaaaaaaaaacaaaccacaaaacattaCCATGAAATCTGAACAATTCCAAAGCATAACATACAACTAATTCTACCCAGGAAGTTTGCATGGTATCTAAGTAGCCAGAACTTTTACATACACTATAAAACCACTCGTATAGTATAGTTCTTATAGAGTAGCAATATTTGTAGTATTGGTTAATCCCTTAttgttgaaaacaaataattcatACAGAAAATCTCATCTGCCAAAAGaggaaattacagaaagaaatgaaggaaaggtaAAGAATGGCAATTTTaagacagaatgaaagaaaCTTAAGCCAGAAATTATTGAGCTCTGCCACTAGTTTTTAAGACTGCTCTTTTTTCATCCTTTGGTCAAGAtaatagctttgctttgtttccattCTCCCTTTCCCTAACGTCTTTAGAATGGGACAAAACTTTAGCTACCTCTTTGCATCAAAAAGATGGTTATCACGGCTATTATAGTTAAAGAATAAACAAGGATAATGACTGTTATTACAGCAAGCAAAATAGGCCTTAAAGCCACAATCTTACCATGGGTGGCACCCCACCGACTTTGCAGAGCCTACTGCCTTCACCAGGTATTAATTTGATCAGTGACCCACCACTGAAATCAGTCGTAAGACACACTCCAGAAATGGGATTTGAAATAACAGTCGATCAAGCAGGTTtctacttctgattttaatccCTGGTTTTGATCtaggcagaggagaaaattaCCTTCCTGTGCCTTCCTTCCTACTGCCACATAAGGCTAAGAGACTTAAATTTGTTCGCCAACATATCGAATTTGCTCAAACACATCCTTTCACTATAAGTACTAAATGCTAAAAACTCAAGCAGCAAGCTACAGCATTCTCACACTATGACATCATGCTGTCTGGTATACTTTAatataatttggaaataaaatttgattAACTGAGAGCAGCTTAAAAAGGATACATTAAAGATCCAAATTGAGGACACTTATCCAGtacaatgaaaaagaaagcacaatgCAACGTCCAGCCTTTCCAGTGACTTCTACAGAACAGGCCTCACTGGTTGTTCTGATGCTCTGTTGTAATAGTGACAAATAGTTATCCTATATGAGCTGAGTAAAAGCAATCCACAAGTCCAAGCAGTGGGGTTAAGATTTTCTGGTAACCATGAATACACAAACCAATCAGGGGACAACCTCATCATATAGATCTGTAAATGCCCTGACACAGGGGGAAATTAAGTCGTACATTCCCCACGTGGTTTCAACAATGACGAACCAGATTCCTGGTTTCCAAGCCAAAAACTTCCTTCTACTGAAGGAGAGTGCCTGCTTCCAAGTATTTATACTTGCAGTTCCTATTACAAGATGCTCACCGTTTACAGCATCCTGATCATTAACAGGGAAATGTCAACAAAGTCTTTTGTGATAATAACCATTTCTATCAAGGCTGTTTTTTAAGTTTATAATCATCATCAGAAGTTGTGGAAATACAGATGCTATTCTTGGAGCATCAAAAAGGAGAGCATACAAGGACTCAAtcaaatactttgaaattaCCATTTGTCAAGGCATATAACATGAAATGATCTCCACCATGTCAGGATAACTACTTATGAACTTCAAGAAATgttaaacatttgcattttacaaGAGCCACAGGGAAAGCAGACACTTACACTAATTCATGGACGAGCACCAAGTCAAAAACTCATAACTCTCTTGCCATATAGACCAGAGGCTAACAGGTAGTAATCCTCACTCCCCAGCATTTTCAAGAGGAAACTCTCAAGTATAACCTCATATGCAAAACAGAGTGCCTGCATCTCCTGAACAGTTATCTGTGTGATAATCAAACTGTTCCTACCATTGGTAAGGAACTCTTCTAGCTAATCTATTATCATACAAGCTGTCAATTTGTATAATACTAAACAAATGTATCAGGCTGGTGCAGAGAACTATAAGACCTAAAAAATTATGGTCTACCCCCCACTTCCTGAAAAATGAGTTTCAGTACAGTGTATTTCtagtttcaaaatgaaaaatagaagtacttaaaaatcattaaaatgcagaacaCACACTTAAAAGTTAGGCGTGCCATACTAATCTGTTTACTAAACTGACAAGAGTGACATCCCCCAGTCCCCACGCACATTCCTAAAAGCACAAACGTATCTATGTTGCCATCATGAGCATGTCTCACAGGACAATTAGCTTAACTGAAGTTTCATACTTCAGAGGTCTTGTTTGCAGACTAACAATGTGATCCAACACGAAACACACAGAATATGTGATTACAAGTCTAAGTTAAGCAGCTTTTCGTTAGGACAGCTCTTCAAGTTTGAGTCATTTTGAAGGATCTGAAAATAACAATAGCCTaaggcaaacacacacatttgttttccctccacaaaccaagatgaaaaaaaacataGCCAGAGgccatagggaaaaaaaaaaaaaaaaaggaaggacaaaTGGTGCTTAAATAACCTAAAACATAAGCCCCCTTACTTCCCGAGGCACACGCAGCGTAGCAGTTAGGGCTGCAGGAAGACGCTGTTTCCCCATGTGTACCTATTTAAATAGCCCCATTCTTCACTGTGCGTATACACGAAGGCACACAGACACTCACCACTTTGTCCATAAGCTTCCAGGTCTTCTCCACAGTCCTCCGGTcggcagctgcctgcttggGGGGGCCCACAGCATCCTGAATGGCATCAATGAAGCCCAGGATCCGTCCCTTGCGCGGGTTCCGGCCGTTCAGGGAATTGGCCATCTGGGAGCCAAGCTGGCCGCAACGACAGAGAAACACAGACTCACAAGGTGCTCCGAAAACGTCTTGGCATAAAACTCGCCGCAGCCAGTGAGGTAACACTTCCTTCTTCACAGGCAGGAAAGGGCAAGACCAGGGCATGTTTAGGAACAAGTTTTAACTTTTCATGACAAACAGCGCAAACCCACCTGGCCCGAGTTTACACTGGCAGAAGCGATCCCGGATTTATCGTCAACATCAACAGGCGGGAGGGGGAACCcacccgccggcggcggggcccggccgcggaTGCCCgagggccgggcccggcccaccccgcgccgctcccctgccccgccggccccTCCGCTCGGGCGGCCGCGGACCCCGCCGTaccggcgggcagcgggcacaTGCCCGCCACCAGACAACAAAAGCGGAAgacggccgcggcgggggggggagaggatgaggaggaggggggagcagaAAAGCAGCGGGCAGGCAGAAATCCGCAAGGCAGGCGAGCGGCCGGGCAGCGGGGGCAGGCAGGCGCGGACCTCGCTCCGGCGCACGCATACGTACAGATTATCACCGCACGGCTTTGTGCCGAGAGCGAGAGGAGCCGCCGAGGAAAGCCAGGAGCAGGCGGGGGGAAGGCTCCTCagccccccgcggcggccgctTCCCCCGTCCTcagcccggggcggcggcggagcggagcgcaGGCGAAGCGTCTCGTCGGACGAGGCTCTCCTCcctccggcggcggcggcggcttcACCGCCCCGGGAGGCAGGCGGAGCGCATCCCGCGCCGCCACCCGCGCCCCGtcccggccgccgcgccgggggcggCGGTTGGCGATCGCCACGCAACGAGCGCGGCGCCGGCTCCGCGCACACGCCGGCCGCCCCACCGGACTCTGCCCTGTGgcgctgctgctcctgctgctggtggccgGCGGCCGCTGCCCCGCAGGGAAGCGCGGAGAGCTACTGCCCCGCCGCCAGCATCGCCCTGCCCGTACCACAGCCCAGCCCGCCCGGTGGGTGGGTATGTGCGCGCGtgtgtggagagagagagagagagtccTACAGACAcatgcaagagagagagagagagagagatatgcACACGCACAGGTCTGTATGTGGCACCGCTCGCAGCCCCCGGCAGGCTATGGTCTCCCCTCACTCCTAGAAAGTGAGGCTGGctccgccgcggccccgctcccgccccctccccgcggcgctCTGGCGGCCGCTCCGCTTCGCTCCGCTCCTTGGAACATGCCCACCCCCAGGACAACACTCAGCCCCGCGCATGCGCGCCGGGAGGGGACCGGGGGAGGGCGGGCACCTACACCGGCGAACCGAGCCCCCTTCTCGCAGGCGGGAGCCACCGCCTGGGAACAGCCAATCAGAAGAGGAAACTGTGGTTGCTTGACGTGCCCGTCAGCAAGTGAGCGTGGAGCTGGGAGCGGGGTGGGGTGGTGGCTGGGAGAAGGCTTcggagatggggagggggcgggaaggagggggctcagccctgccagccccctcctTCCCGCCCCCTCCAcgcccctcccctccttcccgcTGATAGGAGAACTGACCAGTGGTTGAGctcggagggagggagggaggtggagCTTCCGGTCCCGCCTCGTCACGGTTGCCCGCCTCtttgggggctgagggggcagGCAGAGGCCTCTCGGTGGGCTGAGGGGAGCTGGGCGGCGACCGGCTTCGAGGAGGCCCTGAGGCTGTCCCTGGCGGCTCAGGGTTTCCAGGGGCTAAAGATAGCGCTAGGGGCTGTGGCAGCGTGTCCCTCCCTCTGGTGAAGGTGCGGTGCCCCTGCCTGCTGGAGCGGTTGATGTGCGTTAAAAATCGCTAGTCGTTGTTGGCACCTTTCTGAGTGTTCTgcctttgcacttccccttcGCGCTTTTGGGagtttgttgggggtttttgtggcCACAAAGAACAGGAACTTCTTTCCTTCAGTATGtctggtttcttttcttgttttttgaGTGGGGGGAGGTTTGTTGTTACGCAAGTGCTGAGATTTCCCATGTTGGAAATGGGCTGGAGAGCCACACGAAGCGGCGAGGGCTGTAAGGCTCACACCGCCGCTCTGAAAGGTGCTGAGGGAATATGTAAACACTTTCTAGTTAAAAACGCCCCTTTGCTTATGCATATTTTGATATGAGCACTTCCCCTGGGGATATGGTAAATAAAACCTGATTAGTATGTTACGCTTTTATTTTAGGGCAAGTTTTCCCCTCAAATTTGTATATTACCTGTGAATGCTGGAGAGCAAAGAATGAGGCTTACGTGCATAGGGTACAAGACATTTGACTTCAGATTCTTTTGAAGATGTTCCAGGGAGTAATTATGTTTTGCAAGTGTTAATCTTCTAATTAATTATCatacaaggaaacaaaaatacagcacttaAAAGCTTTGAGGCTGTTTTCTGAAGACAATTCGAAGAGAAGTGTTTTTaagtttcagttttctgaatatcagcaaatgtgttttctgtagtAGTTTCCTttgtaaagaattaaaaaaaaaaggtttgctctctttcttgattttttttcctaatttttcagatttttggcttttattaaaataggaGTCAggaaaaacagtagaaaaagtTGTAGAGTGTTTCAgtgttccttttatttatattgtcACTTATAGGTATTTTTAGTGCAAGTATCTTCTCGTTGATTTAAAATGTGTCAAGTTACTCCTCTGGACACACATACAACAATAAAATCATATCAATAATGTCTTCCTCAAAGGTCATTGTTCCTCTATAGCTTTAGAATATGAATCGGCAGGTACTTGCCTTAAGTAGGTTGGAAGCTTCTAATTTCACTGTAGGCTCTGTAAATTATTCTCTTCCCTGGGTTGTTTTAAATGTTGGTTTAAAACTCTTCTCTGGCAGCTCTCCCTATGCTTTTTTTGTCTGGAGCTCAGCTTGCATAAGATTAGGTTTGTAGTGACTGCTCGCTCCTTTGCGATCTCGTTTGGTTGTGGATAAAGCAGAGGACCTGACACTTTTTCTGAACTTGTCAAATCTTTGGTTCTTTTTCTcgattgttttgttttcattgttgttATGTCATTGTCTTCATATTCCACACACTGCCAAGAGCTATGATCTGTGAGTTGCACTTGGTAGCTGTCTGGGGCTGAGTCATGTTGTCTTGCAGTTCATCTGAGTGCAGAGTCAGCAGGAGCGAGCAGCTTGGTTCCCTGCATCCCTGTGTATGTGTGTTGTATTATTAAGAGAATAGCCATCTCTATGGGGAAAGTGAGTGGTTTTCAAACAGCCTTTTTTCATTGCCTATGCTGTACAGTAAGTAAAGATATTCTGGGAATTACAGTCATCAGAGTGTCGTATGAATGTATGTTGGAAGCAAGCCAGCTGGGAGAAGTAGGGAAAGAGATACCTATGGCTTCAGTATCAAGGGTGTTGAAGATGGGTCAAGCTTTTGTGTGCTATGCTATGAAAGGAACGGAAGATGCAGCATTGCTTTTGTGGTTTCAAGCATGCAGAGTGAAAGGACCGTTTGACAGAAGACAGCTGAGAGGTAAGGCTGAGAGAGGAGGAGCAAACAGCTGCCATGTATTTGAAGTTCGAGGCATGTGCTTGTTAGCAGTGGAGAGCATAAGGGCTTATCTTGCCCACTGGATCTGTGGGGTGCATAAAGGTAACAGGCTCTTGAAAGGGTGATACTTGAAGGCGCTGGCCACCTAGAATGTTTTGATGCAGGCCAGCAGCAGTATGTTAATGTAGCCTTCCAGAGGGACATGTGAGAGGGTATTCCCGCTGCCCAACTTCAGCCTCTCTAACAGCCTAAATTAAGAAGCTAGTCTGCTATGTATAGGTCCATTGAGAGACCACAATGTGATTCAAAGCAGAAACCTAAGTCAGATACTTCGATGCTCTGTGGGAAAGAGCATCTTTCTGTTTGGGCCATATGTAAGGTGCATAGGTAAGTTTGATGTCTAATTAAGACCCTCACATTATGTACATACGATTAAAATGCCTCCACAGATCTCTTTTACTCATAAGCTCTCtgactaaatatttattttacttgttgTTATACTAAAGAACATGACAGTTTGGATCTGCTACTTATAAGTGTTTTAATCACTGTATGAAAACACTACAGAATGGAAATTAGGAAATCTGAGGTGACAAAATTTTGAGAATTCCACGTTACATGAGACTGATCCTCAACCTAGTTAAGGTACTAACCAGTCATGTAATGATGTCTGGATGACTGCTGTAAGGATTTGGTAAAATCCTGTAATGAAAATGATGGAGTGAAAGTGGCTGTGAGTCAGGATATGATAAAGGAATCAAGACAGTGTGAAAGGAGCCTTGTTTTGAACTCTTAAATTCCATTGTAAGGTAAGGATTTCAGATCTGAGCATTTTACTGAAAGGCAAAATCATGCGACTTCTTGAAAAGCTCAGCTGCTTGgtagatggggaaaaaacagatacaagagattaaaattaaactaaCAGTTACATTTATCCATTGCAGTATTTTCCTATCTGTTAACTGCTTTTGGGTTTgtagggtgggttttttttggttttgttttttttttgctggtgaCTCATTCCTCTGGAGTTAGACAGCCTTGTGAATGAAACTTTATGTTGCTGCTCTTGAATTAATTCCATCAAAGAGCCATTGACAGTAGTCGGAGGCAAGAgagatgttttggtttggttttctttgttcaccaactattaaaatattattgatTTTCTGCAGTCAGCCAATGTATGTGGTTTGgaagctgttttcatttctgtgggttttttgccaTGTTTCAAGTGGCTTTTTGCCCAAAT encodes the following:
- the LOC140647455 gene encoding uncharacterized protein, which codes for MPATRQQKRKTAAAGGGEDEEEGGAEKQRAGRNPQGRRAAGQRGQAGADLAPAHAYVQIITARLCAESERSRRGKPGAGGGKAPQPPAAAASPVLSPGRRRSGAQAKRLVGRGSPPSGGGGGFTAPGGRRSASRAATRAPSRPPRRGRRLAIATQRARRRLRAHAGRPTGLCPVALLLLLLVAGGRCPAGKRGELLPRRQHRPARTTAQPARWVGMCARVWRERERVLQTHARERERERYAHAQVNSMEESGSGLLDAAARGREQSSFTTTIRLSYFCSMYKTLEMKVWFKMNVCKAQNPVSCQAQETPRGICFAPGITDVPKETLDNS